Below is a window of Halarcobacter anaerophilus DNA.
TATAAAACAAGCAGATATAGGTGTAACACTAAATTCAGGTTCGGATATAAGCAAAGATGCAGGAGATATTATCTTAATAAATAATGAACTGCTTGCAGTGGCAAAAAGTATAAATTTATCGATTCAAACAATAAGAATAATAAAAGAGAATCTTTTTTGGGCATTTATATACAACGGTATTGGTATACCGTTAGCTGCCGGTATTTTATACTCTATTAACGGATTAATGTTAACACCGATGTATGCAGGGATTGCAATGAGTTTCAGTTCTGTTACGGTTGTATTAAACTCTCTTAGACTTAAATTGAAAAAACTATAAGGAGTATATTATGTGGAACTATATGGGAACAAATATGACATTTTTTCATGGTTTTGGAATGACTTTGTTTTGGATTATTATATTAGTTGTGATATTTTTACTGCTTAAAAATAATCAAAAAGAGAAAGAAGAAGAACCTCTTGATATACTCAAGAAAAGATTGGCAAAAGGTGAAATCACTAAAGAAGAATACGATAAATTAAAAAAAGAGTTATCTTAACTTCTGACTCCTTAAGTTTGATAGTTATAAAATTATAATATCAAAATATATTTAAGGAGTTTGCTATGAAACTTTATAAACATGGACTAAGTATCGGTATTCAAAGAGTTGATAATAACTTCTATTTGACCTTAAAAGCTGTCGGAAAATTAACTCACGAAGATTATGAAACCATTACTCCGATGATTGATTCGGCAATAGAAGGAATAAAAAAACCAAAAATAAAAGCTTTGATTGATTGCAGTGAACTTGAAGGCTGGGAACTCAAAGCAGCTTGGGATGATTTTAAATTAGGACTTAAACACGGTAACGAATTTGACAAGATTGCTATTTTAAACGGTAAAAGTTGGATTCAATACGGTTCTAAAATCAGCTCTTGGTTTATGCAAGGGGATATAAAAAATTTTGATAATGAAGAAGAAGCCTTTAAATGGTTAAATGAATAGAAGAAGAGGAATTCTCTTCTTCTATTTTTATTTAGAGAGATTTTGTGCAACAAAATCCCAGTTAACTAATTTCCAAAAATTTTCTAAATATGCAGGTCTTGCATTTCTTGTATCTATATAATAAGCATGTTCCCACACGTCACACGTAAGAATAGGTGTTAATCCTTGCGTAATAGGCGTATTAGCATTTGATGTTGAAATAATATCAAGTTTTCCCGTACCGTCTTTTACAAGCCATGCCCAACCTGAACCAAATTGATTCACAGCAGCATTTGTAAACTCTTCTTTAAATTTATCAACAGAACCGAAAGCTTCATTTAATTTGTTTTCTACCGCTTCAGGAATCTCTGAACCACCAGGAGTTAAACCTTTCCAAAAGAAATCATGGTTAAATACTTGTGCCGAGTTATTAAAAACTCCACCTTCTGAACTTTTTATAATCTCTTCTAAAGGAAGATCCTCATATTTTGTACCTTTAATTAATCCATTAAGTTTTGTTACATATGTTTGATGATGTTTACCGTAATGATATTCTAAAGTCTCTTTTGACATCTGAGGCTCTAAAGCATCCAATTCGTAAGGTAATTTCATTAATTCATGTGTCATATCTAATCCTTTCATATATAATAAATATTGTTTAAATCTTACTGCTTTTTCTTTAAGTATCAATAAGAGTTTAATACTAATTTATAAATTAAGACTATTTTTGTCCTATTTAAATTTGAAAAGTTTTTGACGAAAATTAATTTATATTTTTATTCCATACTCTTTTGCCAAAGAGTAAGCGCTGTTACCAAATACATCTTGTTTATATTTGTCTGCACCGTTTTTTGAAAAAAATTCAATTAGATGGTTATGTTTATATAATACTGCATATAAAAAAGGGTTTGCTTCTAAGTGATCGCATAGATTCATATCAACTCCTCTTTTCAATAATACTTTTATAAAATCGAGTCTGCCTCTATATACACTGTAATGCAAAGCGTGAAGTCTGTCTTTTATAAAAACATTCAAGCTTATACCTTTTGATAAAAGATAAT
It encodes the following:
- a CDS encoding SpoIIAA family protein, with product MKLYKHGLSIGIQRVDNNFYLTLKAVGKLTHEDYETITPMIDSAIEGIKKPKIKALIDCSELEGWELKAAWDDFKLGLKHGNEFDKIAILNGKSWIQYGSKISSWFMQGDIKNFDNEEEAFKWLNE
- a CDS encoding SHOCT domain-containing protein, translated to MWNYMGTNMTFFHGFGMTLFWIIILVVIFLLLKNNQKEKEEEPLDILKKRLAKGEITKEEYDKLKKELS
- a CDS encoding ankyrin repeat domain-containing protein, encoding MSINNIAQKEELSKLLIYSVHDNAKFEYLLLKGANVNYQNEHGWSAMFQAIVSKDDRFLKKIVEHGANINQRDKNTKNGLFWAIYSGNLTAFNYLLSKGISLNVFIKDRLHALHYSVYRGRLDFIKVLLKRGVDMNLCDHLEANPFLYAVLYKHNHLIEFFSKNGADKYKQDVFGNSAYSLAKEYGIKI
- a CDS encoding superoxide dismutase, with the protein product MTHELMKLPYELDALEPQMSKETLEYHYGKHHQTYVTKLNGLIKGTKYEDLPLEEIIKSSEGGVFNNSAQVFNHDFFWKGLTPGGSEIPEAVENKLNEAFGSVDKFKEEFTNAAVNQFGSGWAWLVKDGTGKLDIISTSNANTPITQGLTPILTCDVWEHAYYIDTRNARPAYLENFWKLVNWDFVAQNLSK